A region of Vitis riparia cultivar Riparia Gloire de Montpellier isolate 1030 chromosome 1, EGFV_Vit.rip_1.0, whole genome shotgun sequence DNA encodes the following proteins:
- the LOC117915262 gene encoding transcription factor bHLH168-like — protein sequence MWFMYPNEPAFLRTRTEDYMDFRLLFGKEKMPPRGSKVATLSRKVLERNRRMFTKDLLSKLASLINPTPQAPKWKSLDVLDQATAHVKQLEQRVEMLKKRKQQLEGSTDETAGMRSSMSTVFTVTELDSAIEVCLISRSNDKFILTQVLDVLEEEAAPVVAVSYSRVGDKIHYIINSQAVCSRIGIDSSRVHERLKRLTAGP from the exons ATGTGGTTCATGTATCCGAATGAACCTGCTTTTCTGCGTACGCGTACTGAAGACTATATG GATTTCCGTCTGCTTTTCGGCAAAGAAAAGATGCCCCCCCGGGGGAGTAAGGTAGCTACGCTCAGTCGAAAGGTGTTAGAAAGAAACCGAAGAATGTTCACAAAAGATCTCCTTTCCAAGCTTGCTTCTCTAATTAATCCTACCCCACAGGCACCCAAG TGGAAGTCACTTGATGTGCTGGATCAAGCCACCGCTCATGTGAAGCAATTGGAACAAAGGGTAGAGATGCTGAAGAAAAGGAAGCAACAACTTGAAGGCAGCACTGATGAGACTGCAGGCATGAGGAGCTCGATGTCAACTGTTTTCACAGTGACAGAATTGGATTCTGCGATAGAGGTATGTTTGATTAGCAGGTCAAATGACAAGTTCATCCTGACCCAGGTTCTAGATGTTCTTGAGGAGGAAGCAGCTCCTGTTGTAGCTGTTAGCTACTCCCGTGTTGGCGATAAGATCCACTATATAATTAATTCACAG GCTGTTTGTTCTAGAATCGGCATAGACTCTTCAAGGGTGCATGAAAGATTGAAGAGGCTGACTGCAGGGCCATGA
- the LOC117915272 gene encoding transcription factor bHLH168-like produces MRLSIIAANRTPVRNLGAKLVKEESMPRQRSNLSKLDRSAVERNRRMHMKDLFSRLAFLVPTRPSKKRIETLKQTKQLLQGSTDETGGVRYQMSGASRSPVITVRDMGSSLELLLISGSNKKFRLHEVISVLEEEAAQVVTVNQCIVGDRICYSIHSEAVSSRIGVDASRVHERLKELIF; encoded by the exons ATGCGCCTCTCGATTATCGCTGCAAACAGAACTCCAGTTAGGAACTTAGGAGCAAAACTAGTCAAGGAAGAAAGTATGCCCCGCCAACGCAGTAACTTATCTAAACTTGATCGAAGTGCAGTAGAACGAAACAGAAGAATGCATATGAAAGATCTTTTTTCCAGGCTTGCTTTTCTTGTTCCTACTCGACCATCCAAG AAAAGGATAGAGACGCTGAAGCAAACGAAGCAACTACTTCAAGGCAGCACTGATGAGACTGGAGGTGTAAGATATCAGATGAGTGGCGCCTCCAGGTCACCAGTGATCACTGTAAGAGATATGGGTTCTAGTTTAGAGCTACTTCTGATTAGCGGGTCAAATAAGAAGTTCAGGTTGCATGAAGTTATCAGTGTTCTGGAGGAAGAAGCAGCTCAAGTTGTAACTGTTAACCAATGCATAGTGGGGGATAGGATCTGCTATAGTATACATTCCGAG GCTGTTAGCTCTAGAATTGGAGTAGACGCTTCAAGGGTGCATGAGAGATTGAAGGAACTGATTTTTTGA